The Lytechinus pictus isolate F3 Inbred chromosome 15, Lp3.0, whole genome shotgun sequence genome contains a region encoding:
- the LOC129277198 gene encoding flavin-containing monooxygenase 1-like — protein sequence MGVKTVAIIGSGVSGLVSLKTCLEEGFEPVCFERESSFGGVWIFHDDPVKTHTRGALYHCLVLNSSKNMTNFSDFPYPKASSPYIQGKEFINYIKAYVDHFDLERHIRYSTDVKRVEKATDYDVSGRWTISFAHNGEEVKQETYDAVIVCTGLYTERNMAVYPGQEQFTGEIMHSNEYKKADGLANGKTVLVVGGSHSAGDCAVDTSRVSKKVSSQNVKLKYNLCNESRVPLQETFTGISKN from the exons ATGGGTGTGAAAACGGTTGCGATCATCGGGAGCGGTGTCAGCGGTCTGGTATCGCTCAAAACATGTTTGGAGGAGGGTTTCGAACCTGTGTGCTTTGAAAGAGAGTCCTCGTTCG GTGGTGTATGGATCTTCCACGATGATCCCGTTAAGACACACACTCGAGGTGCCCTTTATCACTGCCTTGTCCTCAACTCCAGCAAGAACATGACCAACTTCAGCGACTTTCCGTACCCAAAGGCATCGTCACCGTACATACAAGGAAAGGAGTTCATCAACTATATCAAG GCCTATGTCGACCACTTTGACCTCGAACGTCACATCCGGTACAGCACCGATGTGAAGCGCGTTGAGAAGGCCACCGACTATGACGTCAGCGGGCGATGGACGATCAGTTTCGCTCATAATGGCGAGGAAGTCAAGCAGGAGACTTACGATGCTGTGATCGTCTGCACCGGCCTTTACACCGAGAGGAACATGGCGGTGTACCCGGGACAAGAGCAGTTCACTGGAGAGATCATGCATAGCAATGAGTACAAGAAAGCGGACGGACTCGCGAACGGAAAGACAGTTCTCGTTGTCG GTGGCTCACACTCGGCAGGAGATTGCGCAGTTGATACGAGTCGAGTTTCAAAGAAGGTGAGTAGTCAGAATGTGAAACTTAAATATAACTTATGCAATGAGAGCAGAGTACCTTTACAAGAAACCTTTACTGGTATTTCCAAAAATTGA